TTCGCCTACATGGGGCGCAACCTCGTCGCCACGGGCATCCCCACCATCGCCCTGTCCTCGGCCCAACTCGTCGCCGCCACCGCACTGACCGCACTGACCCTGCCCGCCGGCGGCCTGGCGCCCGTCCATCTCGCCCCGGAGACCCTGCTCGCCGTCGGCGTCCTGGGGATCTTCGCCACCGGGATCACCTTCCACCTCACGTATCGGATCATCGCGGACGAAGGCGCCACCAACGCCGCCACCGTCGGCTACCTGCTGCCGGTGGTCTCCGTCCTGCTGGGGGCGGTCGTGCTGCACGAGCCGCTCAGCCTCCGCATCGCCGTCGGGATGGCGGTCGTCCTCACCGGAGTGGCGATGACCCGACGCCGGCCCCGGCGCGCCCTCGGCACCCTCCGCGCCTCGGCACCGGCCTGACCGGCGCCCGGCGTCCAGTGACGTGCCACCTCCTCCGGAAGACCGAAGGCAATCACGAACTGCGCCCATGCCGGAGGACGGCAACAGCCGCTCGACCCGCTCCTCGGTTTTGGAACCGACCTCGGGTGCGCTCCAACACCCGATAACCTCGGCTGCGTTCAGTGTCAAGGGAGGGGACGGGCCGTGACGGAGCAAGCATTCGGGATCGACAAGATCCAGTTGGTCAACTTGCTGCGACGGGTGGCCGAGGGGGAGGCGCAGCTGCCGGAGTTCCAACGCGGCTGGGTGTGGCCGGACCACAACATCATCGGCCTGCTCGCCTCGATCTCTCGCGGATACCCGGTCGGCACTCTCATGTTGCTGCAGACCGGTGGTGACGTCCGTTTCAAGTGCCGCCCGGTTGAGGGCGCCACCCCGCCTCCGGGTGCCGAGCCGGACACCCTGATCCTTGACGGCCAGCAGCGGATGACCTCGCTCTTCCAGTCGCTCATGCTCGGCAAACCGGTCGAGACGCAGAACCAGCGCAAGCAGCGGATCTCCGGCTGGTTCTACGTCGACATGGTCAAGGCCCTCGACCCCCAGCTGGACCGTGAGGACGCCATCCGCCTGCTGCCGGCGGACCGGGTGGTGCGCACCTTCCGGGGCGAACCCGTCGAGGACTGCTCGACCCCGGAGAAGGAGTACGCGGCCCGGCTCTTCCCGCTTTCCCAGCTCTTCGCCAACCGCGACTGGAGCTACGGCTACGAGGACTACTGGAAGGCGCGCGGCGAGGACGGCCGCAAGTGGTGGCGGGACTTCGAGGAGGCTTTCGTCCGTCCCTTCGAGCTCTACCAGGTGCCGGTGATCGAACTCGGGAAGCAGACCGAGCGTCAGGCGGTCTGCCAGGTCTTCGAGAAGGTCAACACCGGCGGCGTCACCCTCACTGTCTTCGAGCTGCTCACTGCCACCTACGCCGCCGACGAGTTCGACCTGCGCAGCCACTGGGACAACGTGGTTCGGACCGCGTGGAAAGCGCCGGAGTACCGCGTCCTCAAAGATGTTTCCAACACCGACTTCCTGCAGGCCGTCACGCTGATGGCGACGGCCGCCCGGCGGGTCGAGGCAGCTACCGTCGGGGTCGACGAGGAACGGCTGCCCCGGATCGGCTGCAAGCGCAAGGACATGCTGGAACTGGGTCTCGACGATTACCGCCGCTTCGCGCCACTGGTCGTCCAGGGCTTCAAGGACGCCGCCAAGTTCCTCCGCCAGCAGTACCTCTTCGACACCAAGTTCCTGCCCTACGGCACCCAGCTGATCCCGCTCGCCGCGATCCTCAGCATGCTCGGCGAGCATGCCGAACCGGCGGGTGCACAGCTGAAGCTGGCCCGTTGGTACTGGTGCGGTGTCTTCGGCGAGTTGTACGGCGGCTCGACGGAGACCAGGTTCAGCCACGACCTCCCCGAGACCGTGGGCTGGGTGCGCGGCACGGGGGCCGAACCTCGCACCATCCGCGACGCCCGGTTCAGTGAGAGCCGCCTGCTGACATTGCGTACCCGCAACAGCGCCGCCTACAAGGGGATCTACGCCCTGCTGATGAAGGAAGGCGCCGTCGACTGGCGGACCGGCGAGAAGACCGAGATCACCGAGTACTTCGCAGAGGCCGTGGACATCCACCACATCTTCCCGCAGGCGTGGTGCGAGCGGGAGAACATCCCCAGGGGCAGCTACAACTCGATCGTCAACAAGACCCCGCTGACCGGACGCACCAACCGGATCATCGGCGGGGCAGCGCCCTCCTCCTACCTCCCCAGGCTCGCCAAGAACGCCGAGGTGGAGGCGGACACCGTGGCCGACCACATCCGTACCCACCTGGCTGATCCCGCGCTGCTCGCCAAGGATGACTTCGCGGGCTTCTTCAACGCCCGACAGCGGGCCCTGGTCGAGGCGATCGAGAAGGCCACAGGCAAGGCGGTCGTCGCCGAGGACGGCTACCCCACCACCGATCCGGTGGACGAGGTCGACGAAGACTGATCGCCGGCAAGCGCCCCCCGGACGACAGGAAAGCCCCAGGTCATCGACCTGGGGCTTTCCTTCGGAGCGGGCGACGAGAATCGAACTCGCGCTATAAGCTTGGGAATCTTTGGCCCTTCGAGCTGAAAACGGCCTCTGAACTGCGGCGATACCCGATCAGGCGGGCTCGCGACGGGTCCGCTTCCGACCGCTGCTGACCGTCCTCCACCGCCCGTTCTGGCACGGATCTGGCACGGCCTGATCAGGTCCCCCGACCCGATCAGCGCTCGCTCGCGGGCTCAGGGAGGATCCGCCACTGCCTCTCACGCCGAGCGCCCCTGATGACGGAAGCGGCGGCACTTCCGGCCTTCCCAACCGAGTGGGAACTCGACATGCTGAGCCATGGCCGAACGTCACAACCGACTCGGCAGGAAGCCGTCGAACCCTTCGACCAGATGCTGCCCCACCTCGGCGCCGGCCAGCGGGCTTGGCTCGCGGGCGCCTTGG
The sequence above is a segment of the Kitasatospora sp. NBC_00240 genome. Coding sequences within it:
- a CDS encoding DUF262 domain-containing protein; protein product: MTEQAFGIDKIQLVNLLRRVAEGEAQLPEFQRGWVWPDHNIIGLLASISRGYPVGTLMLLQTGGDVRFKCRPVEGATPPPGAEPDTLILDGQQRMTSLFQSLMLGKPVETQNQRKQRISGWFYVDMVKALDPQLDREDAIRLLPADRVVRTFRGEPVEDCSTPEKEYAARLFPLSQLFANRDWSYGYEDYWKARGEDGRKWWRDFEEAFVRPFELYQVPVIELGKQTERQAVCQVFEKVNTGGVTLTVFELLTATYAADEFDLRSHWDNVVRTAWKAPEYRVLKDVSNTDFLQAVTLMATAARRVEAATVGVDEERLPRIGCKRKDMLELGLDDYRRFAPLVVQGFKDAAKFLRQQYLFDTKFLPYGTQLIPLAAILSMLGEHAEPAGAQLKLARWYWCGVFGELYGGSTETRFSHDLPETVGWVRGTGAEPRTIRDARFSESRLLTLRTRNSAAYKGIYALLMKEGAVDWRTGEKTEITEYFAEAVDIHHIFPQAWCERENIPRGSYNSIVNKTPLTGRTNRIIGGAAPSSYLPRLAKNAEVEADTVADHIRTHLADPALLAKDDFAGFFNARQRALVEAIEKATGKAVVAEDGYPTTDPVDEVDED